From a single Sus scrofa isolate TJ Tabasco breed Duroc chromosome 13, Sscrofa11.1, whole genome shotgun sequence genomic region:
- the ANAPC13 gene encoding anaphase-promoting complex subunit 13 isoform X1, with translation MDSEVQRDGRILDLIDDAWREDKLPYEDVAIPLNELPEPEQDNGGTTESVKEQEMKWTDLALQYLHENVPPIGN, from the exons ATGGACAGTGAGGTACAGAGAGATGGAAGGATCTTGGATTTGATTGACGATGCTTGGCGAGAGGACAAGCTGCCTTATGAAGATGTTGCAATACCACTG AATGAGCTTCCTGAACCTGAACAGGACAATGGCGGCACCACAGAATCTGTTAAAGAACAAGAAATGAAGTGGACTGACTTGGCCTTACAGTATCTCCATGAGAATGTACCCCCCATAGGAAACTGA